A window of the Apostichopus japonicus isolate 1M-3 chromosome 8, ASM3797524v1, whole genome shotgun sequence genome harbors these coding sequences:
- the LOC139970912 gene encoding coiled-coil domain-containing protein 170-like, which translates to MSFYSRGRQEPGFPRLSGSPKHVDRSLTNLEDEIERLVNNRSAPPAAGEGSPYRNAYGKGMPSKKIMQDLHDQVKLYQKEVEKKDKLIQELSRSDPEKRHVTIAPPGYSHESFYRNAKSVDYNRNELSLLQHRNEQLETELKELKGKFVSCEVQLREAEADNDRFKDDNHRQNALIHTLKQRVEELQTVSVSNGEHALNSLQQDARQQQERIFELESRIRNLTDEREEAEQKTQSWQRKFGEITLHLQRTMSVEEEEPETLVEKIKMILSENLTLKGKLATLEESLSSTELESKASRETIQRLVNELDREQKTYLSNATLVEKMKLKSNEHQREKERLADEIKLLRDRLDSNENAWLSKKHELDSHHSTVSSLNQDIKTAQFEAQVANSELKALKESLAGILGDRDLASEPHGDVIKERVKQLRIEHQEQEGHVDGLRSQIKLLTEQVENQSTLHQAALQRAKNAELQSSDFKSRMRLLEDGLSSSDALRDGMKVERQKYMAFLQKMANIMGMDEICHDLGFDMNGDTLLARAEQLMRREGDTIVDKSSHVYTLQRKLKTLKQQLESKDLHLDLMRKKIAALEEGMAGRTNIQREKEDYEFSYKKLIKENDRLRGDLGDAKKIILELKSGMLNVSNLKLSSYSQKSEIEELIKKVEQLEKAKEKQARKLAGMKHELEYSEEEANQSFQKAEQTVMTLSAELKTTKALLAEIQHREHQLQDFRQVIARMLGLDVSVLAIPDYEIISKLEKLIQAHHSNTITTLGLEHSLGNMERGFRQGYTEASSLLGSMPKTKIRSPSPARKKVHHPQVY; encoded by the exons ATGTCCTTCTATTCAAGAGGAAGACAAGAACCTGGTTTTCCAAGACTCTCTGGATCACCAAAACATGTTGACCGAAGCCTGACCAATTTAGAAGATGAAATCGAACGACTCGTGAATAACAGGTCGGCACCACCTGCTGCAGGTGAAGGCTCTCCATACAGAAACGCCTATGGAAAGGGCATGCCCAGCAAGAAGATAATGCAAGAT CTTCATGATCAAGTAAAACTATATCAGAAAGAAGTTGAGAAGAAAGATAAATTGATTCAAGAACTATCAAG ATCCGATCCAGAGAAGAGACATGTCACAATTGCACCACCTGGCTACTCACACGAGTCCTTTTACAGGAACGCCAAATCTGTTGACTACAACAGAAACGAACTATCTCTGCTGCAACATCGTAATGAACAGCTTGAAACAGAG CTTAAGGAACTGAAAGGAAAATTTGTGTCGTGTGAAGTCCAACTTCGGGAGGCGGAGGCCGACAACGATAGATTTAAAGACGATAATCACCGTCAGAATGCGCTGATACATACTCTGAAGCAACGAGTGGAGGAGCTTCAGACCGTATCCGTCTCCAACGGAGAACACGCtctcaactccctccaacaaGATGCCAGACAGCAACAAGAGAGGATATTTGAACTGGAGTCGAGGATCAGGAATCTCACAGACGAGAGGGAAGAGGCCGAGCAGAAGACGCAGTCATGGCAACGCAAATTTGGAGAAATAACGCTGCACTTACAACGAACCATGTCCGTGGAGGAAGAGGAACCGGAGACACTGGTAGAAAAG ATCAAAATGATCCTAAGCGAAAATCTGACTCTGAAAGGTAAACTTGCCACCTTGGAGGAATCCTTATCCAGCACTGAGCTGGAATCAAAGGCTAGTAGGGAGACCATCCAACGGTTGGTCAATGAACTGGACAGAGAGCAGAAGACATATTTATCTAATGCTACCCTTGTAGAAAAGATGAAACTG AAAAGCAACGAACACCAGCGAGAGAAAGAGAGACTCGCAGATGAGATTAAGCTACTGAGGGACCGACTGGATTCTAACGAGAACGCCTGGCTCTCCAAGAAACACGAGTTGGACTCTCATCATTCCACCGTGTCATCTCTGAACCAAGACATCAAAACAGCTCAGTTTGAGGCACAGGTCGCCAACTCAGAATTGAAGGCCCTGAAGGAATCCCTCGCCGGCATTCTGGGCGACAGGGATTTGGCGTCCGAACCGCACGGTGACGTCATTAAGGAGAGAGTGAAGCAACTGAGGATTGAACACCAGGAGCAAGAAGGG CATGTTGATGGGCTGAGATCACAGATAAAGCTTCTCACAGAGCAGGTGGAGAACCAATCCACTTTACATCAAGCAGCTTTGCAAAGGGCCAAAAATGCTGAACTTCAGTCTAGTGACTTTAAGAGCAGAATGAGATTGTTAGAAGATGGGCTGTCCTCGAGTGATGCCCTGAGAGATGGCATGAAAGTGGAACGACAGAAG TACATGGCCTTCCTACAGAAGATGGCTAACATTATGGGCATGGATGAGATTTGTCACGACTTGGGCTTTGATATGAACGGAGACACCCTATTGGCCAGAGCCGAACAGTTGATGAGGCGGGAAGGAGACACCATCGTGGACAAAAGTTCGCACGTCTACACTCTCCAGCGGAAGCTGAAGACGTTGAAGCAGCAGCTGGAGAGCAAAGACTTGCATCTCGACTTGATGAGGAAGAAGATAGCGGCGCTGGAAGAAGGAATGGCAGGTCGAACCAACATCCAACGAGAGAAAGAAGATTACGAATTCAGCTACAAGAAGTTGATCAAAGAGAACGATCGTCTGCGTGGGGACCTCGGCGACGCTAAGAAAATCATCCTAGAGTTAAAGTCAGGCATGTTGAATGTCAGCAACCTCAAG CTTTCGAGTTACTCCCAGAAAAGCGAGATTGAGGAATTAATCAAGAAAGTGGAACAGCTCGAGAAGGCAAAGGAGAAGCAAGCTCGTAAACTAGCCGGTATGAAGCACGAACTGGAGTACTCAGAGGAAGAAGCTAATCAGAGCTTTCAGAAGGCGGAGCAAACAGTCATGACCCTGTCGGCTGAACTGAAGACCACCAAGGCGCTGCTCGCCGAGATACAGCACCGGGAACACCAGCTCCAGGACTTCCGGCAAGTCATCGCTCGTATGCTCGGACTCGATGTCTCCGTCTTGGCCATTCCAGACTACGAAATCATCTCAAAGCTGGAGAAGCTCATCCAAGCCCACCATTCCAACACAATTACCACTTTAGGCTTAGAGCATAGCTTAGGTAATATGGAGAGGGGCTTTAGGCAAGGTTATACAGAAGCATCCTCACTCCTGGGCAGTATGCCCAAGACCAAGATACggtccccctcccctgccaGAAAGAAGGTCCACCACCCCCAGGTGTACTAA